AAATATACTTGGGATGAAGATGACTTAGAAGTGCCTTATCCAAAAGGTTTTAATTTAGCAAAATATTTAAATGATGATTTTGAAATTGACGAAGAAAAATTAAAAAAAGATATAAAAGATGAAAAAGTTATTAAAGCTATTTTAACTCATGCAGGAGAAGATGATTTAGATATTGCATCATTTAAATTATCAGTTGCATTTGAAAAAACTGTTGAAGAGTTTAATGAAGAGGTAATGAAAGAATTATATGGCAAAGAAGCTTTAAAAATTGCAAAAGAGTATGGAGTTTATTGGCCAGGAATTGAAGATGCAATTAAAGCTGGATTTATAGATGAGAAATTAAAAGTATTTAAAAAAGATGTTAAAGATAAACATAAACTTATTTATGAAATTTATAAAAAATATTCAAAAATAGATGAAAATTATTGTATTGTGCCTAAAAACGGAAAATTTATAAAACTAACATTAAAAAATATTGCAAATCAAACAATAACAAGTCCAATAAATGGTAAAAAAGACAAGGTAGAAGCTCTTCCTAAATGGAGAGAAGATTTATACGAAGAACCAAAAAATGGCGAAGTAAGACTTGTAATAGGAAGGCATGGATACTTTACTCAAAGCTCACATCCAAACAACTTTTTATTACTTGATTTAATGAACTACAACTATATTTGGATTAATGATGAATTAGCAAAAGAGCTTAACTTAAAATTCAAAGATGAAGTAGAACTTACAAATAGAGAAGGTAAAAAAGTTAGAGGAAAAGTTTATCCAACTAAAAAAATTAGAAAAGATACAATATTTGTAGCAACAGGATTTGGAAGTCAATCAAAACTATTAACACTTGGATATGACAATGGTATATCTCAGGCAGCAATTGCAGAAGACCATATTGACCCATTTATTGGAGCTGCAAGTATGAATGAAACTTTTGTAAAAATAAGAAAGGTGTAAGCCATGGCAAACTATGCAATAGCTCTTGAATATCAAAACTGTATTGATTGTAGAGCATGCGAAGTAGCATGCAAAGATGAAAATGGTGTAATGCTTGGTGCTGATAAACAAAGAATTTGGGTTGGAGTTGTAGAAGGTGGAGAAACTCTAAGTGATTATTTTATGAATTTTTATCCATCTCAATGTAATCACTGTATTGATGCACCTTGTGTAACAGTTTGTCCAACAGGTGCATCTCACTTCGCTGAGGGTGGAATTGTAAAAGTTGATTATGATATGTGTATTATTTGTAAAGGTTGTATGGAAGCTTGTCCATATGACGCAAGATTTGTAGATGAGAGTAGACATGCAGTTGATAAATGTACATTTTGTGATGGAAGAATTCAAGAGTATGGAACTACTGCTTGTAGCGCAACATGTCCTACAAAAGTTAGAACATTTGGTGATTTAGAAGATGAAAATTCTGATATTGTTAAATTATTAAAACAAAGAGAATTTTTCTTATTAAAAGAAGATGAAGCAACACTACCAAAACTATTTTATCTTGTACCACAAGATAAAGAATTTGCAAAAAGAACTCTTGGAGATGGAATTAAAATACATAAATGGGAAGATATAAAACCACTTTATGAAGCAGCTACACAGGCTAAAAAACCTGAGTGGAAAAAAGCGTAAGGAGCTACAATGAGTACTAAATATACACAATGCTGCGGGTTAAATATAAAAAAAGTTAGTTTAAGTGAGCTTTTATTTAATAAAACAATGATTATTGCATTAATATTAATCGCAATAGGAATTGTAGGATGGTATGAAATTTTAACTTTAAGATGGGCACATGATTTTGTAAATGTAAGAGATGTTATAATGAGTGCAGGAAGTAGTGATACTCAATCAATTGCAATGGCACTAAAAGAGCAAATTTTTAATTTAAAAGAAATTGAAGAAGTAAATAAAGCTGAACCATGGGGAATTTTTGTTACTCAATATGTTTATTTACTATATGGGGGTAGTGCTTTAATTTTCTTAACAGCTTTAATGGAACTTTTTAGAGTAAATGTTGCACCAAAAGTTGCAGCAGCACTTATGAGTTTTGGTCTTGCTATGGTATTTGGTGGACTTATTTCAATTTTCACTGACCTTGCAAATCAATTAAATATTTATTGGATGGTACTTAATCCTCAACCACAAAGTGGTATGTGGTTAATGATGCCTTTATATGCAGTTTATATTCCATTTACTTTAATCGAAATTTATTTTCTTATTACAAACAAAAGAGACTTAGCAAGAAAACTTGCAGGAGTACTAATTATTTTAGGAATAATTATTGATATTATTGAATTTTACATCCAAGGATTATTATTTAATCTAAATACTCCAAGACATTTATGGACTGATATTCCACAATTATGGATATACTTCTTAATAACAGGTGCATTAACAGGAATTGGTGGTGCAATTTTATTTGCATTTTTAGGTCTAAAAAACAAACCCTATTTTGATGAATTTATTAAAGTAGCATCAAATATAGGATTAATTACAATTATTTTGGCAGCAATTTACGAAGTTATTAATTTTATGGTAGTAGACCCTAAATGGATAAATTTAATAATTGCTGGAAGTCCAATTAGTTGGATGTATTGGGGATGGATTATTTTAGGTATTGCTATTCCATTTATTACTTTTATTTCTAAAAACAAAAGTCTAATATTAGTTGGAAGCATAAGTTTAATTATTGGTACATTTTTAATGAGGCAAGTATTTATTTATGGTGGTAATATTGTTCCAATGACAGATAGATTTGGCAAAGGACCTGAGGCTACTTCTTTATATAATTTAGCTGAAATTACTCCATATGCATACATTCCTCCTCACACAATGGAAGTTTTGATTGTTATAGGATGTTTAGGTATTGGTCTTGCAGTTTACTCTCTTATTGATTCACTTTTTGATGTAAGAAACATTAACGACAATATAGACCACTAATTCTCTCTCTCCTTTATTCTTTTATAATTTTTTCTTATTACAAATAGCAATTTTTAATAATTTAATCTTATATTAATAAAAAAAGATACTTTTAATCTTTTTTAAGAGTATAATTAATAATAAATTAATACAAAGGAAAAACAATGACAAAAGTTGTAGTATTAGGAGCTGGAATTTCTGGTCATACAGCAGCTTTAAATCTAAAAAGAAAATTAAAAAATAAAGCAGAAGTTATTGTTGTGTCTCCAAACTCTAACTATCAATGGGTTCCATCAAATATATGGGTTGGAACTGGACATATGAAACCAGAACAAGTTTATTTTCCTTTAAAACCTGTATATGATAAAATGAAAATTGATTTTAAACAAGCAAAAGCAATTTCTATTCATCCAGAAGGTGATACAGGTGAGAATAAACCATACGTAACAATTGAATATGTAACTGGTGTTGATGCTGGAAAAAAAGAAAAAGTTTATTATGACTTTTTAATTAACGCCACAGGACCAAAACTAAATTTTGCAGCGACACCTGGTCTTGGACCTGATGAAGGCACTACTACATCAATTTGTAATTATATACATGCAAAACACGCATGGGATGAATTACAAAAAGTAATTGACAAAATGAAAAAAGGACAAAAACAAAAAATTGTTATAGGACTTGGACATGGTGGAGCTACTTGTCAAGGAGCTGCACTTGAATATACCTTAAATGTTGCAAGTTTGATTAAAAATTTAGGTCTTGAAGATATGGCTGATATCAGATATATAACAAATGAATTTTTTATTGGTGATTTAGGTATGGCTGGTGCATATGTCAAAAATGCTGGGTATGTTGCACATACTAAAAATATAATCTCAGCACTATTTTATGAATATGGAATTAGATGGCATCACCAATCAAGTGTATATAAAGTAGAACCTGGAAAAATTTATTATGAAACATATGAAGGTGAAGAACTTACAATGGATTATGATTTTGCAATGTTAATCCCTCCATTTAGTGGTGTTGGAATTACAGCAGTTGGTCCTAATGGAGAAGATTATACTGATAAATTATTTAAACCAAATAAATTAATGATAGTTGATGCAGACTATGAAAGTGCTAAAAAGCCATATCACGAATGGAGTGGAGAAGATTGGCCAAAAAAACTTCAAAATCCAACTTATAAAAACATCTTTGCAATTGGAATAGCCTTTGCACCACCACATACAATATCAAAACCTTTTACAACTAAATCAGGTCGTCCTCTAACACCAGCCCCACCAAGGACAGGTATGCCAAGTGCAGTTATGGGTCATGCAACTGCAATGAATATTGCAGAGTGGATTCTTGAAGGGAAACCATCATTTAGACATAAAGCAAGTATGGCTGAAATTGCAAGTATTTGTGTAGTTTCTATTGGATATGGATTTAGAGGAGTTGCGGGAAGCATGTCAGTTTATCCTACAATTCCAGACTATAAAAAATATCCAGACTTTGGAAGAGATATTAATTACACAATTGGTGAAGTTGGAGTTGCTGGTCATTGGTTTAAATGGCTTATGCATTATCTATTTATGTATAAAGCTAAGGCAAAACCTGGATGGTGGTTAATTCCAGATTAAAAGGAGGAAAAAATGGATACTAAACAACATAAAATAAAAATCCCTTGGAGTGAAAGAGCATATACTGACTGGAATTTTGGTATGTACCCTACTCCATTTGAACAATGGAAAAGAAGATGTGTTATATGGCAGTTTATAAGATTTATTATTTTATCTTTAAAATTCAAAAAAACAGCAGCGGTTAATGAATAATTAAGATAAATTTATGTATAATAAAAAAAATCAAATAAGGAGAATTTATGGCAATAGAAATTACAAAAGAAAACTTTGAAGATATAGTAAAGAATAATAAAGTAGTTGTAGTAGACTTTTGGGCGCCTTGGTGTGGACCTTGTAGAATGGTAGCACCAATTATTGAAGAATTAGCAGAAGAGTATAAAGATAAAGGTGTAGTTATAGGAAAAATCAATACTGATGAGCAACAAGAACTTGCAATGCAATTTGGAATTAGAAGTATTCCAACTATTCTTTTTATCAAAGATGGTGAAATTGTTGACCAAATGGTTGGTGCTGCACCTAAAAACTTCTTTGAAGAAAAAATTAACGCACTATTAGGATAAGAAATTTTTAAAAATAAATTTTTTTATACTTTTAGCTCCTTTTTTGGAGCATTAATGGTAGCTGCATTTTTTTTCTATTATAACTACAAATTTTCTACTTACAAATTTGTCGATTTTAATAAAATAACCCTATATACAAAATCAGATATTTTTGAGCCAAAAAATGAGACTTATTACTTATTACTTTTTAGCTCAAAAATGTCTAATTTAAATGAGCTAATAAAAAAAATCCCAAAGGATGCACCTATTTTAGCAATTGATATCTTTCAACAAAGGAAAAATTATAAAAATATAATATACACAACTGCCGGAATTAATACTATAATTAAACTAATTCAACATTTAAATATTTATGAGGTCCCGGTAGTAGTAAAAATTAAGAGATATAATAAAAAACTCTATAAACAAGATAGCCCTCTTGAAGTTTTAAAATAAAGGAATAAAATGTATGATGTAATTATTATTGGAGGAGGACCAGCAGGACTTAGTGCTGGAATTTATACAAGCAGACTTGGAGGTAAAACTCTTTTGCTTGAAAAATTAACTCCCGGAGGACAAATTACACTAAGCAGTGAAATAGAAAATTATCCTGGTATTTGCGATGTAAAAAGTGGAGTTGAACTTATGGCTTGTTGGCCTAATCAAGCTAAAAAATTTGGATGTGAAATAAAAAGTGAAGAAGCTAAAGAATTGAAAATTGAAAATGGAAAATTTAGAATTATTACCTCAAATAATGAATATAAAGCAAAAGCTGTAATAGTTGCAACTGGGTCTACTCCAAAAAAAGCTGGATTTGAGGGAGAAGATAAATTCATAGGAAGAGGTGTTAGCTATTGTGCTGTGTGTGATGGATTTTTTTATAAAGATAAAGTCGTAGCAGTAATTGGAGGTGGAGATACAGCACTTGAAGAAGCTTTATATTTAAGTCAGATTGCTAAAAAAGTATATTTAATTCATCGAAGAGATAAATTTAGAGCTGCACCAATAACTCAAAAAAAAGTATTTGAAAATGAAAAAATTGAGATAATTTATAATGCAATAGTAAAAAAAGCATATGGAAATAAGTTTTTAGAAGGTATAATTTTACTTCAAAAAAATAAAGAAATTGATTTAAAAGTAGATGGCGTATTTGTTTTTGTAGGAATGAAAGTCAATAATGAACTGATTAAAGATTTAGTAGAGTTAAATGAATATGGAGAAGTAAAAGTAAATTTAAAAATGGAAACTTCTCTTAAAGGTTTATATGCAGCTGGCGATATTAGAGAAGATAGTGTAAAACAGGTAGTTGCAGCAGCAGGAGATGGTGCAACTGCTGGAATTAATGCAATGAAACTAATTCAAAAGGAAGAAGAATGAAATATGGAATTGTTGGTGCAACAGGTAGAGTTGGTAAGTTACTTGTAAAAATATTAAAAGAAGAGAATGAAAAAATTGGTGCAGTAATGTTTAATGGAAAGCAAACAATAAATTTTGATTCTGATACTATAATTACAAACGATGCAGAAGAATTATTAAAAAATTGTGACATAGCAATTGATTTTTCAGCTCCAATTGCAACTGAAAATTTACTTGAAGCAGCAATTAAAAATCCAAAACCTCTTGTAATTGCAACAACAGGACTAAATGAACATCAAAAAAACTTAATGATTGAAGCATCTAAAAAATGCCCTATTTTATACGCTACTAATATGAGCTTAGGAATTGCTATATTAAATAAACTTGTAGCAATGGTTAGTGAAAAATTAAGAGACTTTGATATAGAAATTACCGAACAACATCATAGATATAAAGTTGATGCACCAAGTGGGACTGCCCTAACTCTTGCTGAAAGTTGTGCGAAAGCAAGAGGCCTTAATTTAAAAGATGTAATAGTTACAGGTAGAAGCGGACATGTTGGCCCAAGAAGTAAAGATGAAATAGGAGTTTTTGCAATAAGAGGTGGAGATGTAGTTGGAAGACATACAGTTGGATTTTATAATGATGGAGAATTTTTAGAACTTCACCATACAGCAACAAGTAGAGAAACTTTTGCAAGAGGAGCTATAAAAGTTGCAAAATGGCTTATAAATCAAAAACCAGGACTTTATTCAATAAATGATGCATTAGGATTATAAGGATAAAATATGTGTTCAGTAGTCGGAATTTATGGAAATGAAAATGCAAGTAAATTATGTTTTTATTCACTATTTGCTATGCAACACAGAGGTCAAGAAGCAGCAGGTATATCTTCAAGTGATGGGATACACATAAAAACAGTAAAAGATAGAGGACTTGTTACTCAAATTTTTAAAGAAGAGCATTTCAATATACTAAAAGGAAATATGGCAATTGGTCATACAAGATATTCAACCGCAGGTGATGATTCAATACTTGATGCTCAACCTGTATTTGCAAGATATGGACTTGGGGAAATTTCTATTGCTCATAATGGAAACTTAGTTAATGCAAAAGAGATAAGAGATGAATTAATTAAAATTGGTGCAATATTTCAATCAAATATGGATACAGAAAATTTAATTCATCTTATAGCTAAAAACCATCAAAAACCTACTTTAAAAGAGAGAATTATTGATGCTGTAAAAAAAATAAAAGGTGCTTTTTCATTAGTAATTTTAAGTAGGACTAAAATGTTTGCTATAAGAGACCCTTTTGGATTTAGGCCATTATCTCTTGGAAAAATTAAAAGTGGTGGGTATATTGTAGCAAGTGAAACTTGTGCTTTTGAATTAGTTGGGGCTGAATTTATAAGAGATATTAAACCAGGAGAAATGATAACTTTTGAAAATGGTGAACTAAAAAGTGAGATGATTTTCAATCCAACTCCTAAACAGTGTATTTTTGAATATATCTATTTTGCAAGACCAGATAGTAACATTTTTGGAAAAAATGTTTATAGTATTAGAAAACAAATGGGAAGAGAATTAGCAAAAGAGATGCCAGTAGAAGCTGATATGGTAGTACCAGTACCTGATAGTGGAGTTGCAGCAGCTCTTGGATATTCTGAAGAGAGTGGCATTCCTTTTGAGATGGCTATAATGAGAAATCATTATGTAGGAAGGACATTTATTGAACCAACCCAAGAAATTAGAGATTTAAAAGTTAAAATGAAACTCTCTCCAATCAAACATAAAATTGAAGGAAAAAGACTTGTAGTAATTGATGATAGTATTGTGAGAGGTACGACAAGTAGAAGAATTGTTAGAATGCTAAAAGAAGCTGGCGCAAAAGAAGTTCATATGAGAATAGCATCTCCTGCAACCACAGGTCCTTGTTATTATGGAGTTGATACTCCTACAAAAGAAGAGTTAATAGCTTCTCGCTTATCAACTGATGAAATTGCAAAATATATAGAAGCTGATAGTTTAGCTTATCTTTCAATTGATGGATTAGTTAGGGCTGTAAAAGACAAAAAAGAAAACTACTGCTTTGCTTGTTTTGATGGTAACTACCCTATTTTATAATCTGGACTTTTTTTCTCTTTTTTGTTATAAAGATTTCAAAAAGAGGTGTTATGGATAAACTTTATACATTTGGTAAATATTTAAAGAAAAAATTCAAAACAAAAGTAAAAAAAGTCCCAATTTCTATTCCAGGATTTACTTGTCCTAATATTGATGGAACAGTAGCAAGAGGAGGATGTGTTTTTTGTGAAAATGAGAGTTTTTCGCCAAACTTCCAAAAAGAAAAAACATATTTAAATTTACAATCCAAATCTAACCCTCTTTTGAAAAAACAGCTAAAATCTCTTGAATTTCAATTTTTTAATACTATACCTATATTAAAAAGAGTATATGGTGCTAAAAAATTTATAGTCTATTTTCAAAGTTTTACAAATACATACGCCCCATTTGAAACTCTTAAAATACTCTATGAAAAAGCTCTTAGTTTTCCTGATGTTATTGGAATTAGCATAGGGACAAGGACTGATAGTATAACCCCTCAAACTCTTGAATATTTAGCTAATTTAAGTAAAAAATATGAAGTATGGGTAGAATATGGAATTCAATCTTCAAATAATGAAACCTTAAAAAGAATTAATAGAGGTCACGATTTTGAAAATGTAGTTGAAGTTACTAAAAAAACAAAAGAATTAGGACTTAATGTATGTGGTCATTTAATTTTTGGATTGCCAGGAGAGAATCAAAAAGAGATGTTAAAAAGTGTAGAAGATACAATAAATTTAAATATTGATAGTATTAAATTTCATCCATTATATGTTACAGACAATACTCTTCTTGCAAATGATTACAAAAAAGGATTATTTAATCCTATTAGCGAAAAAGAATATATTGATACTTTAATTAAATCTATAAAAATGTTACCTCAAAATATATCTATTCAAAGAATGACTGCTGGTAGTGAAAATCTTTTAGCCCCTGAGTGGTGTAAAAACAAATCAGTCCAAATTAGTCATATTACACAAGCATTAAAAAAAGCGGGAATAAAAATTAATTAATATAACATTTTGGTGCTTTTTTTGCTTTTTCGTATATTCTTTTTATTATTTTTGAGCTATTTATTTTCTCCATTAAAATATAACTTAGTTTAGGTGTATTTGGTGTATTACAAAGCATAGCTCTAAAAGTATAATAAAGAGCTTTTTTGGGATTTTTATTTTGTAAATTTAATGCTTTTGCATAAAGTAAATATCCAAAATTTGAATCTACTCCTTTTATATATTTAATTTTTCCTGTTATTACATATAATAAATATCTAATTTTTGGAGTTATTTTAGCTTTTTTTAATATTTTTAATGCTTGATATTTTTTACCATTTTGATAAAGAAATTTTGCAAATTTATATTTTGAATCTTTAAGATTATATTTAATTGCTAATTTATATAAATAAATAATTTTTTTATAATATATATTATTTATATTTAAACTCTCATACATAGAAATTAATTTATTAATCGCTTGCTTATATCCTAATTCTAATGCATTCATATAATATTTTTCTGCTATTTTAGGATTAACTTCTACATTAAATCCATTTGCATAAATATCTCCAAGTGTAATATTACTTACAATATCATCTCTATTTTTTAAATAATCAATCGCTTCTTTAAATTTATTTTTATCATCAATAAATCTTTTTAAAATCATTATATAATAATACTCTTTACCATTAAAATCATTTTGTTTATATAATTTTTCAAGCCAATTTTTAAGTTTATTATATTCACAATTTTGTTTATAAAATTTTGCAATACTCAATTCAGCCACTCTGTTATTCATCTGAGAATAATAATAATTGATAGTCAAATATTTTGTTTGCATTTTTAAATAATCATTATAAAAATTTGCTATTTTTAAATCTTCGCTTGGAATATAAAAAGGTTTTTTTTCTAAACTACAAGCTTTATAATAAAAATCAACGCTCTTACTTTTAGGAAGAAAAATTTCTTTTGAATATAGACTTCCCATATAGTTTAAAGCTAAAATATTATTTTGCTTTACATAATATTCCAAAATTTTCTTATTATTTTCAATATCTTTACCTATAATTATTTCTTGATATGCTTTTTCAATAATTGCTGGAGTAAACTTCTCTTTTGTTAAATAATCCAAATATTCAAAATTAACTTTATTTTCAAACCTTTTTTCATATTGATATAAATGCCAAATAGCCAAAACATTATTTATGTTTTTATACCATAAATATATCTCTTTTGCTTTTTTATATGAATTAAGATATAAATATTTTTCATAAATTTTTGCTAATATAAGTTTCGACTCTATATCTTTTTGTGATTTCAAAAATGATACTACCTCATTTAAGTCCATTTTGGAATATGTTGTTAGAGAATTTTCAAAAGTATTATCTTCTATATCAAGTCTTATAATTTTGTAAATAGCTTTTTTCAATCCAAGTTTATATGAAAGATTATAGGCTTTTATCACATTTTTTCTTGAAAACAAATCATTAAATTTATAAATCTTTAACTTTTTATAAAAAAATTCCTTAGGTGCTCTAAATTTTGAAGAACTACACCCATAATTCATAAGTTTTTCATTTTTAACCATTTCATTATATAAATAATTACCAAGATAATATGCAGCCCATTTATCTTTATATGCTACTTGTTTTAATAATTTATATCCCTTTTCTTCTTGTCCATTCTTTATATAAAAAATTCCCAAATAAACAGTAGCAGGATAATAGTTTTGTATATGAGCTTTTATTAAATAACTAATCCCCAGTTTAATATTTTTATAAAGACTATCTTTTAAATAAAACTTTGCAAGCATCGTAAGTAATTTAGGATTATTAGATTGTTTAGCATATTTATTTAATTTATTTAAATGCTGTTTTTGTATTTTAAAGGAGTCTATTTTAGTAATAATATCAATATAATTTTTGAAATCTTTAAGATTAAAATATCCAAATTTTGATAAATCATACCATTTTAAAGCCTGTTTATAATTATTTTCTTTATAATATGAATCTGCTATGATAATAGAACTTTTTAAAATTCCATTTTTATATGCTATTAATGCATATTTTCTTTCAATATATGGAGGCTTTTGTACTTTTTCTTCATAAATTAACTTTGCTACTTTATATGCTTCTTTTGGAAATCCTTTTTTTGCAAAGGGTTCTAAATTTTTATATGCTAAATAATAATTCTTTTCCTTATAATATAAATTACCTAATTTTTTATTAGCACAACCTACAATAAAAAAACTCACTAAAAATATAAATAATATTTTCTTACTCATCTAAACCCCTATTTCCAATAGTGTCTGTAATTTAAAAAAATTCTATAAGCATTTTTATTTTCTAAATAATCGTATGCATTTCCGCCAATAAAATAACCTAATCCTAATTTAAATTTGTCACTTTTAGAATTTAAATATTGATAAATTATATTAAACTCTTCACCTAAGTGTTTGCTCTTTCCATTTGTTTCAAATAAATAAGTTGTATTATAATTGTTTATACTTTTCTTATTTTGTTGGTAACTATTTAATAATGCAATTAATGTCTCAAAATTATTAATATTATATATCCAATACAAACTAAAAATATTAATATTTTCTAAAATAGGATTAAAAATCATCCCATAATAATGAAAATTGATATTTCTTTGTAAAAAGTTAGAATAATTAGTTGCGATGAGTGGTTGAGTAAATTTATGTTGTCCATAAGCAAAATTAACTCCTAAGCCATTTTTGTAATTTATAAAATATATACCTCCCACATCTAAACCATAGCCATTAAATTTTTTTGAATAATTCAAATAATCCCGTTTTCCATTTGCATATCCTATATTAAGCCAATATTTAATTTTAGATTTTTCCCCGTGTGCATACACTCCTATATAGTTTCCTCTTTGTTTATTAAAAGTATCTTTTGGATTAGCATCTTCATATATATAGTAAATCCCTGCGTTATTCTTATAATAAAATTCATAATTTATATGAGAAATTAAATAGCCAGAGTTTTTAATATTAGCTTTTGAAGAGTTTTCATTTGTAATAATATTATTATTTATTCTTGTTGCTCCAACAATTTCAAAAGTTAATAAACTATTTTCATTAAATAATTTAACCTCATCTAAACTATTATCAAACCACCAAGATTTAAAATCTTTTGTCTTTTTTCTACCAATTAGAATATCTAAATAGTTACACATTAAACAATAACTTCTAAAATAAAGTTCATTAACATCTAAATAAATATTATTACTTTTATTACCACTAATATTTTTTCTGGATAATATGATTCTATCATCTGTAAAAAATTTCCAGTTATCAAAAAAATATCTTTCATACATTAACCCAAATTTTATATTTTCATTATCACCTTTTTTTTGATATTCATTTTTTTGACCTTTATACAAATTGCCATATAAATCAATATAATATAATATGTTAGTGGTAGAAGGAAATTTACAATAAAAATCATAATATTTAGATTTATTATTTTCATTTACTTTCGTATTTTTAGATATACTAACATTACCTGAGGTTTTATTTTTTTCTAAATTTTTTACTTCTAAATACTTTTTTATTTTAATATTTATTTTATTTATAATTTTTGTTTTATTAATCTCCCAGTTATATTTTTTAGTTTTAATACATCCACATTCATTTTTGCAATGTATTAGCATTTTAGTATTATTTTTATTAACAATTTTCTGTTGCTTGTTTATTTTGTAAGGATATAAAATTTTCCCTAAATTTGGATTATATTTAATAATTAAAGGATATTTATAATATTTTTTTACTTTTTTTAAAAACTCTTTTGCTTCTTTATATG
This Caminibacter mediatlanticus TB-2 DNA region includes the following protein-coding sequences:
- a CDS encoding 4Fe-4S dicluster domain-containing protein, translated to MANYAIALEYQNCIDCRACEVACKDENGVMLGADKQRIWVGVVEGGETLSDYFMNFYPSQCNHCIDAPCVTVCPTGASHFAEGGIVKVDYDMCIICKGCMEACPYDARFVDESRHAVDKCTFCDGRIQEYGTTACSATCPTKVRTFGDLEDENSDIVKLLKQREFFLLKEDEATLPKLFYLVPQDKEFAKRTLGDGIKIHKWEDIKPLYEAATQAKKPEWKKA
- the nrfD gene encoding NrfD/PsrC family molybdoenzyme membrane anchor subunit, which translates into the protein MSTKYTQCCGLNIKKVSLSELLFNKTMIIALILIAIGIVGWYEILTLRWAHDFVNVRDVIMSAGSSDTQSIAMALKEQIFNLKEIEEVNKAEPWGIFVTQYVYLLYGGSALIFLTALMELFRVNVAPKVAAALMSFGLAMVFGGLISIFTDLANQLNIYWMVLNPQPQSGMWLMMPLYAVYIPFTLIEIYFLITNKRDLARKLAGVLIILGIIIDIIEFYIQGLLFNLNTPRHLWTDIPQLWIYFLITGALTGIGGAILFAFLGLKNKPYFDEFIKVASNIGLITIILAAIYEVINFMVVDPKWINLIIAGSPISWMYWGWIILGIAIPFITFISKNKSLILVGSISLIIGTFLMRQVFIYGGNIVPMTDRFGKGPEATSLYNLAEITPYAYIPPHTMEVLIVIGCLGIGLAVYSLIDSLFDVRNINDNIDH
- a CDS encoding NAD(P)/FAD-dependent oxidoreductase, with translation MTKVVVLGAGISGHTAALNLKRKLKNKAEVIVVSPNSNYQWVPSNIWVGTGHMKPEQVYFPLKPVYDKMKIDFKQAKAISIHPEGDTGENKPYVTIEYVTGVDAGKKEKVYYDFLINATGPKLNFAATPGLGPDEGTTTSICNYIHAKHAWDELQKVIDKMKKGQKQKIVIGLGHGGATCQGAALEYTLNVASLIKNLGLEDMADIRYITNEFFIGDLGMAGAYVKNAGYVAHTKNIISALFYEYGIRWHHQSSVYKVEPGKIYYETYEGEELTMDYDFAMLIPPFSGVGITAVGPNGEDYTDKLFKPNKLMIVDADYESAKKPYHEWSGEDWPKKLQNPTYKNIFAIGIAFAPPHTISKPFTTKSGRPLTPAPPRTGMPSAVMGHATAMNIAEWILEGKPSFRHKASMAEIASICVVSIGYGFRGVAGSMSVYPTIPDYKKYPDFGRDINYTIGEVGVAGHWFKWLMHYLFMYKAKAKPGWWLIPD
- the trxA gene encoding thioredoxin encodes the protein MAIEITKENFEDIVKNNKVVVVDFWAPWCGPCRMVAPIIEELAEEYKDKGVVIGKINTDEQQELAMQFGIRSIPTILFIKDGEIVDQMVGAAPKNFFEEKINALLG
- the trxB gene encoding thioredoxin-disulfide reductase — protein: MYDVIIIGGGPAGLSAGIYTSRLGGKTLLLEKLTPGGQITLSSEIENYPGICDVKSGVELMACWPNQAKKFGCEIKSEEAKELKIENGKFRIITSNNEYKAKAVIVATGSTPKKAGFEGEDKFIGRGVSYCAVCDGFFYKDKVVAVIGGGDTALEEALYLSQIAKKVYLIHRRDKFRAAPITQKKVFENEKIEIIYNAIVKKAYGNKFLEGIILLQKNKEIDLKVDGVFVFVGMKVNNELIKDLVELNEYGEVKVNLKMETSLKGLYAAGDIREDSVKQVVAAAGDGATAGINAMKLIQKEEE
- the dapB gene encoding 4-hydroxy-tetrahydrodipicolinate reductase gives rise to the protein MKYGIVGATGRVGKLLVKILKEENEKIGAVMFNGKQTINFDSDTIITNDAEELLKNCDIAIDFSAPIATENLLEAAIKNPKPLVIATTGLNEHQKNLMIEASKKCPILYATNMSLGIAILNKLVAMVSEKLRDFDIEITEQHHRYKVDAPSGTALTLAESCAKARGLNLKDVIVTGRSGHVGPRSKDEIGVFAIRGGDVVGRHTVGFYNDGEFLELHHTATSRETFARGAIKVAKWLINQKPGLYSINDALGL
- the purF gene encoding amidophosphoribosyltransferase; protein product: MCSVVGIYGNENASKLCFYSLFAMQHRGQEAAGISSSDGIHIKTVKDRGLVTQIFKEEHFNILKGNMAIGHTRYSTAGDDSILDAQPVFARYGLGEISIAHNGNLVNAKEIRDELIKIGAIFQSNMDTENLIHLIAKNHQKPTLKERIIDAVKKIKGAFSLVILSRTKMFAIRDPFGFRPLSLGKIKSGGYIVASETCAFELVGAEFIRDIKPGEMITFENGELKSEMIFNPTPKQCIFEYIYFARPDSNIFGKNVYSIRKQMGRELAKEMPVEADMVVPVPDSGVAAALGYSEESGIPFEMAIMRNHYVGRTFIEPTQEIRDLKVKMKLSPIKHKIEGKRLVVIDDSIVRGTTSRRIVRMLKEAGAKEVHMRIASPATTGPCYYGVDTPTKEELIASRLSTDEIAKYIEADSLAYLSIDGLVRAVKDKKENYCFACFDGNYPIL